The Bombus fervidus isolate BK054 chromosome 1, iyBomFerv1, whole genome shotgun sequence genome includes a window with the following:
- the LOC139989972 gene encoding sodium- and chloride-dependent glycine transporter 1-like yields the protein MAITLLLTWVIVFLCLYKGVQNSGKVVYFTALFPHIILIILFIRGILLPGAREGILFYLMPNWKRLLSAKVWGEAAVQVFFSLSPAWGGLITLSSYNKFHNNCYRDAWIVTIGNLVTSFFAGLFIFSVIGFLAHEFRVPVSSVVDQGIGLAFIVYPEAVTRLPLASLWSVLFFMMLFTLGLDSQLALIETVTTAILDGFPVLRKYKFWVVLATSVFGYLGGLIFTTNSGMYWLHLMDKYAANWAVLFIAISECIVVGWIYGADRFLDDVQQMVGSHSRFWRLFWKWMWKVITPATIFFILFSNWVEYHPLTYNNYVYPKWANIVGWIISMLPILVIIGVALVSKIKSFDVVRGEIRVSSFTK from the exons ATGGCAATTACTCTCCTGCTGACTTGGGTTATCGTCTTCCTCtgtctgtacaaaggtgttcaaAACTCAGGAAAGGTTGTATATTTCACTGCTCTCTTTCCACACATCATTCTG ATCATTCTTTTCATTCGAGGGATTTTACTTCCCGGCGCCCGGGAGGGCATTCTCTTTTATCTAATGCCCAATTGGAAAAGGCTACTGTCCGCGAAAGTGTGGGGCGAAGCGGCTGTGCAGGTTTTCTTCTCCTTGAGCCCTGCTTGGGGTGGTTTGATAACGCTCAGCTCCTACAACAAATTCCACAACAACTGCTACAGGGACGCGTGGATCGTCACCATCGGCAATCTCGTCACGTCCTTCTTCGCTggtcttttcattttttctgtgATCGGATTCCTGGCTCACGAGTTTCGCGTTCCTGTCTCGTCTGTCGTCGATCAGGGTATTGGACTGGCTTTCATTGTCTATCCTGAG GCAGTAACTCGTTTACCACTTGCATCACTTTGGTCGGTGCTCTTCTTCATGATGCTGTTCACTTTGGGTCTCGATTCTCAACTCGCTCTGATAGAAACTGTTACTACAGCGATCCTCGATGGCTTTCCAGTATtgagaaaatacaaattttgggTCGTCCTGGCAACATCTGTATTCGGTTACCTCGGTGGTCTCATTTTCACTACCAAT TCTGGTATGTACTGGTTGCATTTGATGGACAAGTACGCAGCGAATTGGGCGGTGTTATTCATCGCCATAAGCGAATGTATCGTGGTCGGCTGGATCTACGGTGCGGATCGATTTCTCGACGACGTGCAGCAGATGGTCGGATCTCATAGTCGTTTCTGGAGACTTTTCTGGAAATGGATGTGGAAAGTGATTACACCAGCTACGATCTTCTTCATCCTATTTTCTAATTGGGTCGAATACCATCCGCTTACATACAATAACTACGTTTATCCAAAATGGGCGAACATTGTTGGATGGATTATCAGTATGCTACCAATATTGGTCATCATTGGTGTGGCTCTcgtaagtaaaattaaatcgttCGACGTTGTTCGCGGTGAAATACGAGTGTCGTCGTTTACAAAGTAA
- the LOC139989978 gene encoding transmembrane reductase CYB561D2-like, with product MTDQPPGKGPPSAIMLVFSALTHILLLAPVIYILVLAFGKYSFFSWHPICMSVGVGLLITEAIFSVSGEAYVGWKVSRVNRVTIHWILHATGLALVLVGLIIIVVNKNNNNNPHFVTPHAILGLVSIILAFLTAAFGIVTNNSRWLYPRFRPVLLKIMHAFGGIIVTVLLLATLITGTYTKWWPGGYTGRSLTFTAFFIAGFFILLKPVLGAVSRSRVVFGPPPATT from the exons ATGACAGACCAACCTCCAGGCAAAGGCCCGCCGAGTGCCATTATGCTGGTATTTTCAGCCCTCACACACATCCTCCTATTGGCGCCAGTGATATACATTTTGGTTTTGGCCTTTGGAAAGTACAGCTTCTTCTCGTGGCATCCCATTTGCATGAGCGTCGGA GTGGGTCTTCTGATAACCGAGGCGATATTCAGCGTTTCCGGCGAAGCGTATGTCGGCTGGAAGGTGTCCAGAGTCAATAGAGTAACGATTCACTGGATCCTGCACGCCACCGGTCTAGCATTAGTATTAGTCGGACTGATCATCATCGTGGTCAACaagaacaacaacaataatccGCATTTTGTCACGCCTCACGCGATCCTCGGATTGGTCAGCATTATCTTGGCGTTTCTAACAGCTGCGTTCGGCATCGTCACCAACAATTCCAGGTGGCTGTATCCGCGTTTCAGGCCGGTTCTTCTGAAAATCATGCACGCGTTTGGTGGTATCATAGTCACGGTGCTCTTGCTTGCGACGTTGATCACGGGCACGTACACGAAATGGTGGCCTGGTGGCTATACTGGAAGAAGCTTGACGTTCACAGCGTTCTTCATCGCGGGTTTCTTCATCCTTCTGAAGCCGGTTCTAGGAGCTGTTTCGAGAAGCAGAGTGGTTTTCGGTCCGCCACCTGCTACCACCTAA
- the LOC139986394 gene encoding transmembrane reductase CYB561D2-like: MFPTVTLPKTISVELKHFGSKVFVARSTHCAKGSGMKQSLVLHATFSSIQVGLLITEAIFSVSGEAYVGWKVSRVNRVTIHWILHATGLALVLVGLIIIVVNKNNNNNPHFVTPHAILGLVSIILAFLTAAFGIVTNNSRWLYPRFRPVLLKIMHAFGGIIVTVLLLATLITGTYTKWWPGGYTGRSLTFTAFFIAGFFILLKPVLGAVSRSRVVFGPPPATT; the protein is encoded by the exons ATGTTTCCCACAGTCACATTACCAAAGACTATCTCAGTGGAATTGAAACATTTTGGGTCGAAGGTGTTCGTGGCTAGATCTACACATTGCGCTAAAGGTTCTGGCATGAAGCAGTCGCTGGTGCTCCATG CAACTTTTTCCTCGATACAGGTGGGTCTTCTGATAACCGAGGCGATATTCAGCGTTTCCGGCGAAGCGTATGTCGGCTGGAAGGTGTCCAGAGTCAATAGAGTAACGATTCACTGGATCCTGCACGCCACCGGTCTAGCATTAGTATTAGTCGGACTGATCATCATCGTGGTCAACaagaacaacaacaataatccGCATTTTGTCACGCCTCACGCGATCCTCGGATTGGTCAGCATTATCTTGGCGTTTCTAACAGCTGCGTTCGGCATCGTCACCAACAATTCCAGGTGGCTGTATCCGCGTTTCAGGCCGGTTCTTCTGAAAATCATGCACGCGTTTGGTGGTATCATAGTCACGGTGCTCTTGCTTGCGACGTTGATCACGGGCACGTACACGAAATGGTGGCCTGGTGGCTATACTGGAAGAAGCTTGACGTTCACAGCGTTCTTCATCGCGGGTTTCTTCATCCTTCTGAAGCCGGTTCTAGGAGCTGTTTCGAGAAGCAGAGTGGTTTTCGGTCCGCCACCTGCTACCACCTAA